The following DNA comes from Ricinus communis isolate WT05 ecotype wild-type chromosome 10, ASM1957865v1, whole genome shotgun sequence.
GAACAAATTCAAAAAGTAAGAACGTGATAAGAACTGAAAAATTTTGATCAACTTAGCCCACTTTTCACAAGTAAATCAAAAGCATACAAAAGAACAATTATAACAACTACATTCTGAAAGTTCACAAAAGTGGTTGAACTCTttacaattaaaagaaaatttatcagaAGCTTATACTATTTTCATCACAGTCAGTCTAAAGCACCAAAATAGAGGAACATGAAACCATCTATAAATATCTCATACCGGAGCGAGTTCATTTCAAGGATTATATCACCGACTTTGATATTTTCATGAACAGCCCTCAAAAAAGTTGCTTCAACCTGCACACCAGAATAGAAAATTCAAGGTTGCATGCAAATGGTACGTGCAGTTCTTTCTCATACTCCAATAGTACATTTTTTTACCTCCTTCTCAAAGCTATCATCTCTAGAATCATCATCACCTTCAGAATCATTACTATTAGAGTCAGCTTTCAACTCTCCAGAAGGTGGTAGAGCATTGCCATCTAGATTCAATAATTCCCAATCATCTTCTATAGCTTTCATGGCCTCAGCAAGCTTCTCTGCAGGAATAGGTGCAACAGAATGCCTCCATTCATCCTCCTGACCTCCTTCAGAAATTGACCAAACATAACCAACACCACCAGGCCCAAGCTGATAGGCATAAGAAGTAATGAGCAAATGCACAAATGTATTTATTTGCATGATAAATTCCATGAGATGCTCTTGTAAAGCTATGAtgtgaataaaagaaaaatgtatcCGGTTGCATGATAAATGACATGAAATTCTCTTGTATGgcgaagaagaaaaatgttaGCACAAAAAAAAACATACAGTAAAACTAGAGCACTTGTAAATGCTTTTCCGGCCTTAACACTTTAGGCTGTGCCCTTAACAACACCCAGTAATATGCTATACCTATAAAGATAAGTCACAATTTACTGAAGAAATCAAACAGCACTCCAGTCCGCTAGTGCTGCACTTCAAACTTCCAAGAAAATTCCCAGATATAGTTTATGCTCTAACTAACTACAGCTATTATTGTCGATATGAACCTTTAGTTTCAGTCCCAGAAaaccaaattaaaacaatGTAAGAGATAAAAGCATCTATAAGTACAATCTTAAGAGACAAGAGTATTGCATTTTATACTTGAATATTTCTAACCATTCTAGTGACTGACATCCTATTTGAAACAAACATGATAACCATTTCTCTGGCAGATAGAATCAAAGTAACAGAAATTCTTTTGCACCCATAAATTAGAATCATGTTAGATATCTCCTGACAGTTAGTAGGAGGCATGGACTATCATATACCTTAATTACGCAACACTTGAGACATTAGACCTGGTTTGCATAAGCATAGGCTACATCTAAATATCTGTAATGGtcattaattagaaaatacaaTTAAGACTGTCACTTATGTAGGAATCTTTCCACATCTTTTGCTAGCTCTTTGACCCAAACAATAAACTATCATAAAGCCAAGTAAAAGGTGCAGCTCCAGTTTCAAGGAAGAGTACATAAAAGGCTTCCTTAAAAAATTACCAATTGTAAATAAGTATTTACATTGACTATAAAGTTCAACAATTCAGTACTGTTGGTTACAGACACATAACTCTGTTGCCAATGTCTTAAAAAGGCCTTTTAACTCAACCTCTAGCCATAATCTACCCTCTTGCCAGAATTTTACACTTTCATTTAGGATCTCTTCCTAAAATAGcacataaaaaaaatgcaaCTAAACATTATAAGAGATCTTGGGAAAAACTGTGATGGACAAGAAATACATAAACCAAAGTCAATAGCTAACCTCTGATGCTGGCCCGTGTTGCGTCCCAGATAATTCAGATGTTATCTCGCCATTCAAATCACCCACAGTACCTATAAgttatgcatttcaaacatatTCTGATAAGACAAAAATTAGCACCACAATTTCTTTCTGAATCAAATTGTTTAATAACATGAAGAGAAGGGTAATATCAACAGGGCATGAGACTGAAACAAATGGATAATTAGTAGGAGGtgatatattcttttctttattataatcatcatatatatataaacgcATAGATATAGGGGACAAAATTCTATCGAATCATGAAGGGCGGAAAGATTCTTCGAATCTAGTCATACCATTTCGTTATATTGACAATTTCAAAAAACTGTTCATACTATGAGCATAGTATGCTGGTGGTCAGGCAAATGCGCCCCCATCGTCTAGTGGTTCAGGACATCTCTCTTTCAAGGAGGCAGCGGGGGGAGCAGGCAAGGGGAAGCACATAAAATAGCAAGAACTTACAAGATTCTAATGGTCCACTGTTATTATCAGCATACTCCAATTCTTCATCACTATCTTGCACAGTTGGCTGTTGAAATAAAGACACTTTTGAGTAGGCAGGGACAATAAATTCCTGTCCAATTACAACCTGGAGCGAAGAAAATGTTAAGACAACAATTTGAACTTGTTAAAAAGGCaatcataatttatatatatagtatacatatatattataagaatGCTGTaatattttgatgaattcaTTAGAGATCAAACTTGTAAGATGTGATTTCATTGATtcatagaaaaatatgaatttgacCTTGAAAATTACTTTTCCTAATAGAACACGATGACTGTGTACAACTTTAACATAAGCTCATACTATTTGGTTTGAAGAGGATTACCAAGAAGATCTGTAAATTTACTAGGCTACTGCTCTccagttttaaattattttttagttccAAAAACTTTCTGATGAACATTTTACCTTTTCAATTAAGTTGTATGCCAAGCACATTCCCTGATATATCAATCAGTGAATATCTTGGTGGCATGTTAAGTTAAATGGACGGAAGGTTCACAGCAAAACAAAATAGAACGAGAGAAAGCCAAATGAAAATAGTGGATAGTTAGCAAAATACCTTAAAAGACAGTACTACACCAGGTTCCAAAACAGCACCTGATTTTATAATCACACCATCACATACAATTGCATGCCTTAGCTCACAGCCATCTTCAATAGTGACATCGTCCCAAATATAGGAACCCACTATTAAAACATCTGATCCAATTACACAGCCTTTTCCAATAACAGAATTTGAAATCTTTGAGTTATTCCCAATTCTGGTCCCTTTTCCAACAACAGTAAAAGGACCGATTTGGGCAGAACGCGATTGCTCTATTTCTGAAGAATAGAAAATCATGAAGTAGCAGTCAGCACAAATTgatcaaaaattaaatcaagtGGATATCAGTAGCAGCTATCtcaatgaagaagaaggaaaaagaaaaaagagactGATGATCCTCACCTGATGCCCGGTACATCCCCCCTCTCTCAACTTTTGTTGCACAATTTCCAAAAAAATTCACTTCTGGCACAAATGGGTATGTCCACCTCTGAATAATGTCCTTACTGATGGTGTCATAACTTCGATAGTTATCTATCCTGGCCGCATAACTTGAGTGAATCTCATAGGTGAATATTTTGTAACCCATTATCTGCAAAGCATCAATATGTGGTTTAAGGAATGTATGAGTTTTCAAGGAATTGCCACTTTAACTGTAAGATATACATCATAAATTGGTAATTGGAAGAAAGATAGTCACaggttaaaattaaaataattttcaaggAATTGCCATTTTATACATCTAGTAGTTGGTGATTGGAAGAAAAATAGTCACAGGataaagctaaaaaaaataaaaaaataaaatgcattTTTAATGCAAATTTCAATTACTGTAACTGTAgtgtgaaaaataatattagaaaagtaaATGGTGCaaactagaaaaaaaaaacgtgCACATATATgtaagagaaaggaaaatgaattaTAGAAGAGAAAACATCAAAGTGTATGTAGGAGAATAACACATAGAAATGGCAATTAAAAGGcctattattaaatttcttccACAGCTAACAAGCAGATACAACAGTTGTCTGCTAGCTATGCACACAATTCAATTTAAGATTCTTTAACTGATAGAGTTCAAGATAACATTCTCTTCTATACATTTAATGCCAAGCCATGGATTAACAGGCAGCAGGCAGCTTTACAAAATGATATGACAATGCAGTAAAAAGTGGTTAAGAAGAGAGCATACATCATCAACCAGCAATCCCTTCACAAAATGACGGCGAAGGTGTTGATAGTCAAAATTATCTGTGAAAAGACTTAGAACTTCTGGGGAGCATATATCTATATAACAATCctacaaaagagaaaaaggaattcAGCGAAATTTCTTCAATACAAAACAATGCAGAACTTTAAAACTTACAAGGCAGGGAGATAATTTCAGATACAAACCTGCTTGTCATTGTGGATAGAAATTGAAGTATTATCTGCAAACAACATATTATCAAGAGGTATAACACCCTTTAAGTGATCAGATTTCTCCTCGTAATACAAAAGCTGCTTTGTTTGAGGGTCAATAGCCACAAACAATTCTTCAGTTCCAAGCCGTGACTGGTGGGTGATCGGAGAAGGCTTTGATTGTTTAATAACCATAGTCATTACTGCATTACTATCTTTTTTCCGTCTCTCCTTGTGTTCTTGAATTGCCTGTGTTAGTGACATGTTGCTTACTGTATCCCCACTAACAAGCACAAAATCTCCGTGTATCTTCaaataccaaaaaaaataaaatcagaagTTAATACTATAGCTCCCAAGAGAGAACAACGTTACAAGTTCAATGAACAATTTTTTATGGCCAGCACTCAATTGCCCCATTGAAGACATATCAGAAGTTAGTTGTTGACTAAAACTAACACTActattagttctttttaaCACAGATTAGGCACACGTACCACATTCCGTTCATAAATCAAACGCAAAGCATCACCAGCACTAATAGAATTATGCGATTCAATAGTTGTAACAGTGAAATTCGGCTGTGAAAACCATTCTGAATTCTGCAAATAATCAATAACTTGACGCGAATGCGCACAGCAAAAAACGAAAACTTCTTCAACTCCAGCGGATTCCAGCCAAGCCAAAGTGTAATTAATCATAGGCACATTCACCAACGGCAATAGTACCTTCGACATGGCAAGATTAATCTCAGTGAATCAAACAAACAATTTGAatcaaacaataataaaaggtAGTAACGTACTTTTGGGCGTTCGAGAGTGATTGGACGGAACTTGGTGGTGAAGCTATCGGCTAATAGAATAGCTTGTAATGGATGTCGTGCTAGTTCATCTGCGTCTTCTGTAACCCTAGTTCCTCCTTTTCTTTGTGCGCccattttttttgttgatgatgatttagtcaatttagtttttaaatgaattgaaATGAAGTGATTTTCTGATATGACTAGGAGGAagaatatgttattttaatttaaaaaaccCTAGTCACTGATCAAAAACCCTGTCCAATTGTGGGAGAGGATCTGCAGGAATTTGTCTGTTAATCTAAAGGTGCTGATCCTCTACAACCTTGCTCGTAGCTTGGTTTTATATGTTGCTAATAGAGAGTAGCCACGTTAGTCGTATTGTAGTATCCAGTTACCATATCCACTCTCtcatgaagaaaaagaaaaagagccCCAATACACATTTTCCACAGtaaagtttaaataataactgaaaattTCGGACATCTTTTTTCAGTTAATGAAATCATTAATAAAgctcaaataataattattttacaaaaaaattaatattgttattgattttaatttataaaatttataaaatttataaatatatttaaaatttattcataaatctaaaatatacatgcttttaattgagataagaaatatacataattaaatttataaaattatatacttaaataaaattgttccGCATAAATTCTACAAAAAAatcaatcatttattttataataataagatatttttttaattttattattttaatttttacctttcaaataaaatatttcttttcataataatatttgattaaaatatactatttaattaattttatttagaaaataaaattaaaataataaaatcaaaaaatttaatattataaaaaaattaaaaattatttagatatttaacttattttatcagaattttatttacctataattattttataaaaatataattatataagattttaaattaatttctattttatttagattatgtaaattttataccaataaataaattatgtaagtttttttcaaatataatgtaaattatatttttataattaataagttaagtGATATCTTCgcaatattatttatgaaagaataacaaaaacttatttctaatttcaattttgatcTGTTATCTAACCAACCCAGTCCGGTACGATTCAGTTTCAAACTAAACGGTCGACGGGCTAGAACTCGGGCGAGGCGACATTGTCATTGTAATCGCAATGGCAAGAATTGGGCTTGAATTTTAAAGTGGTACTAATGGACCATAAGGCCCTATCCAGatgaagaaaattaaaagaaaaaagccgagggaaggaaaataaaatggtAAAATGACCtgcattttcatttaatatagtttagGGATTTTCACAGAATTATGGAGAAAGTGCCTGgcaaattttgtttttatgtttttttatttatggtctttttatatttttatatttttttagatattttatttatccagTTTTTTTACTACattatagtattttttgatattttgttggtactttttaatatatttttgctattatcaatcatatttttttaattttttttaattatattttcatattttttagaatatatttagtatatattatatatattttttaaaatgcatATTTCTATGTCATTGAAACACATTAgttactataaaataatatataatatcttttaatttataaatttcaagcataaatataaaataaaaacaataaatctACCTTCTTTAGTTGACTTCACAGTAttacaaataatatattttgatatattatagatgtacttttaatatctttctttAAACGAAATTCTAAAaggtaaaattataataatacaaattaaaatacatcaactttcaatttcttttaaatatattggtagaattctttttgacaaaatttttaaaaagtaaaaaaataaaaataaaaaatgaatccataataataaaaattaaaaatgacatCCTTCGggtatttt
Coding sequences within:
- the LOC8288457 gene encoding translation initiation factor eIF-2B subunit epsilon; its protein translation is MGAQRKGGTRVTEDADELARHPLQAILLADSFTTKFRPITLERPKVLLPLVNVPMINYTLAWLESAGVEEVFVFCCAHSRQVIDYLQNSEWFSQPNFTVTTIESHNSISAGDALRLIYERNVIHGDFVLVSGDTVSNMSLTQAIQEHKERRKKDSNAVMTMVIKQSKPSPITHQSRLGTEELFVAIDPQTKQLLYYEEKSDHLKGVIPLDNMLFADNTSISIHNDKQDCYIDICSPEVLSLFTDNFDYQHLRRHFVKGLLVDDIMGYKIFTYEIHSSYAARIDNYRSYDTISKDIIQRWTYPFVPEVNFFGNCATKVERGGMYRASEIEQSRSAQIGPFTVVGKGTRIGNNSKISNSVIGKGCVIGSDVLIVGSYIWDDVTIEDGCELRHAIVCDGVIIKSGAVLEPGVVLSFKVVIGQEFIVPAYSKVSLFQQPTVQDSDEELEYADNNSGPLESCTVGDLNGEITSELSGTQHGPASELGPGGVGYVWSISEGGQEDEWRHSVAPIPAEKLAEAMKAIEDDWELLNLDGNALPPSGELKADSNSNDSEGDDDSRDDSFEKEVEATFLRAVHENIKVGDIILEMNSLRLSYNMTSADCAGAIFYAMMKLAVETPHAAAAELCKKVTNVLDTWQKLLKFYAKEIDDQIEVILKFEEMCLESAKEFSPIFTQILNILYEKDIVEEDAILRWADEKKDAEESDKVFVKQSEKYIQWLIDASEEED